DNA from Deinobacterium chartae:
GGTAGGGTGGTGGCCTCGGAGAGCTGCCCGTAGGCCTCGATGCGGGCGGCCTCGTCCGGGAAGTACTCGGGCGTCAGACGCGCCGAGACCGGCAGGTCGATGCTGACCTGCACGGGTTCGCGCAGCGTCTCGCCCTTGAGCTTGGCGACCGCCTCGGCCAGCAGTTCGGTGTACACCTCGAGGGACACCGCGTGGATGTGGCCGTGCTGCTCCTGACCGAGGATGTTGCCGATGCCGCGGATCTCCATGTCCTTCTCGGCCAGGCGGTGCCCCGAGCCGAGGTCTTGCAAGTCGGCGATGGCCCACAGCCGCTTGGCGGCGTTGGGCGTCAGGCGCGGCGGGTAGAACATGTAGGCGTAGGCCTCGAGGTTGCGCCGTCCCACGCGCCCGCGCAGCTGGTAGAGCTGCGCGAGGCCCAGACGGTCGGCGCGCTCGATCAAGATGGTGTTGGCCTCGGGAATGTCCAGTCCGGTCTCCACGATGGTGGTGGAGAGCAGCAGGTCAAACGCCCCTTCCTCGAAGCCGAGCATGATCTCCTCGAGCTGGTCCACGCTCATCTGGCCGTGGGCCACGCCGATGCGCGCCTCGGGGATGAGGTTGCGCAGGTAGATCGAGCGGGCGCCGATCGAGGCGATGCGGTCGTGAATGTAAAACACCTTGCCGCCGCGCTCGAGTTCGGACACGACCGCGTCGCGCACGGTGAGCGGATCGAACGGGGCGAGCACGGTGCGGATCGGCTTGCGGCCCTTGGGCGGGGTCTGGATCGAGGACATGTCGCGCAATCCGACCATGCTCATGTACAGCGTGCGCGGGATGGGCGTGGCCGACAGCGACAGGGTGTCGATCGAGACCTGGTTGCGCAGCGCCTGCAGGGCGTTGCCGGTGGGCTCGCCCGAGGGCGCAGGAGCCGGGGCTTCCTTGGGTTTACGGCCCCGGCGGCGCGGCGCGGGAGCCTCCTCGGGGGCCGCTTCGGTCTCGCCGGTGCTCTCCAGGTCGCGGCTCAGCTCGAGGTTGCCGACCGAGCGCAGCACACGCAGCTTTTCTTTCTGCACCACCCCGAAGCGGTGCTCCTCGTCCACGATGATCAGCCCGAGCTGCTTGAAGGTGATGTCCGAGGAGAGCAGGCGGTGCGTACCGATCAGGATATCCACCTCGCCGCGCTCGAGGTCTTTTAAGATCTTGCTCTCGGCCTTGGCCGAGGTGAAGCGCGACAGGCCCTCCACCCGCACCGGCAGGTCCTTGAAACGCGCGGCGAAGGTGGCGTGGTGCTGCTCGGCCAGCAGGGTGGTGGGAACCAGCACCGCCACCTGCCGCCCGTGACCGACCACCCGGTGCGCGGCGCGGATCGCGATCTCGGTCTTGCCAAAACCCACGTCTCCGGCGATCAGGCGGTCCATGGGGTGCGGTGCCTCGAGGTCCCGGAAGGTTTCGCGCAGCGCGGTCTTCTGGTCGGTGGTGAGCTCGTGCTGGAAGTTCTTCTCGATCAGGGCGTCCCACTCAGGGTCCGGGGTGTAGGCGTAACCCGGTGTGACCTGGCGCGCGGCGTACTGCACCAGCAGCTTGGCCGCGAGTTCCTCGGCACCTGCGCGGGCACGCTCGCGGGCGCGGGCCCACTCGTTCTTGCCGAGGTTCGAGAGCGCCGGTGGGTCGTCGGTGGTGCCGGGATGGCGGCGCATGATCGGCAGCAGTTCGATCGGCAAGAAGATCTTGGCGCCGCCGCC
Protein-coding regions in this window:
- a CDS encoding DEAD/DEAH box helicase, which translates into the protein MNVVTPRPLPEVLPTAPIGTLQGVPQVARQALFAAYPGPAVLLTTPERLGLYQRAATLGHPFSVNPGIKDWASREQRVVLDVSTALDLFPRDPEALALNLRLGRSYPRSELLARLERLGYHRREEAPGYLLRGDTLEVFVQDGIGVRAEFFGDELDTLRPLEGGQALERVEAFDLEPAEGFLPETAWDATRLELLPGRVFLDSPEFFSSTLGPLTDTLWKQLAAREVTAFGRTPLELPDERIALKTLGFYRARLSEFAADVTRWTREGYAVLMLVRHPRTGQYLEEKLLGDLSPKWLKNPMLVPGQLGFLLGSGEGGFLLEEAKAVVLTEDLLYGFQGGSALRGKRLGGKPVTDALGLQVGDYLIHPEHGIGQFLGLETREVLGVKRDYLHLQYGGGAKIFLPIELLPIMRRHPGTTDDPPALSNLGKNEWARARERARAGAEELAAKLLVQYAARQVTPGYAYTPDPEWDALIEKNFQHELTTDQKTALRETFRDLEAPHPMDRLIAGDVGFGKTEIAIRAAHRVVGHGRQVAVLVPTTLLAEQHHATFAARFKDLPVRVEGLSRFTSAKAESKILKDLERGEVDILIGTHRLLSSDITFKQLGLIIVDEEHRFGVVQKEKLRVLRSVGNLELSRDLESTGETEAAPEEAPAPRRRGRKPKEAPAPAPSGEPTGNALQALRNQVSIDTLSLSATPIPRTLYMSMVGLRDMSSIQTPPKGRKPIRTVLAPFDPLTVRDAVVSELERGGKVFYIHDRIASIGARSIYLRNLIPEARIGVAHGQMSVDQLEEIMLGFEEGAFDLLLSTTIVETGLDIPEANTILIERADRLGLAQLYQLRGRVGRRNLEAYAYMFYPPRLTPNAAKRLWAIADLQDLGSGHRLAEKDMEIRGIGNILGQEQHGHIHAVSLEVYTELLAEAVAKLKGETLREPVQVSIDLPVSARLTPEYFPDEAARIEAYGQLSEATTLPALSRVERELRKRFGAPPNEVQNFIDLARLRVLAVNKRVLSISESMTGIQVTFAYKNLDYDAAGLRNFAYRTEVTAFPPAVRLDRRGLKPDDYPRVLMDLLNYFG